The Blautia pseudococcoides genome segment ATAGTTATGACACCTGTATGCGGCTTTTTTGCTCCTTGCTGACAGAGAAAGGGATGATAAAATGCTGAAATATGTAGCAAAGCGTCTTGTATACATTGTTTTTACACTGTGGATCATTGTCACCTGTACGTTTTTTATGATGAAAAATCTCCCGGGAACTCCTTTTGATGCAGAGAGATTCAGTATCATGACTCCTGCACAGCAGAAGCAAGTTTTGGAAATGTACGGTCTGAATGACCCCTTACCGGTGCAGTACGTGAAATATATGAAAAATATTATACACGGAGATTTAGGAACGTCTTTTACCTATGTGAATAAAGATGTGGCTGATGTAATTTCAGGCCGTCTTGGACCTTCTGCTCTCATTGGTATACAGGCAGTTCTTCTTGGACTTGCAGTCGGTCTGATTCTTGGAATCCTGGCTGCATGGAAACATAACAGCGGAATCGATTATTTTACCATGATACTTGCGGTTTTGGGAGTGTCTGTGCCGAACTTTGTGGCAGCGGCTCTTTTACAGTATTTTATAGGATTGAAATGGGGAATCCTTCCTGTAGGATTTTGGACGAACTGGGATTGCTCGGTACTGCCCTCAATCGCCCTGTCCTTCAGTGCTACGGCTATGGTAGCGAGATTCATGCGTACAGAGATGCTTGACGTACTTGACCAGGACTACATTGTGACAGCACGTGCAAAAGGGATTAGCCAGATGAAAGTGCTTATGCGCCATGCAGCACGTAATTCCGTACTTCCTGTTGTGACAATACTCGGACCTGTAGTAGTAAACCTGATGACAGGTTCACTGGCAGTTGAAAATATCTTTAGTATTCCGGGAATCGGAAGTCTTTTCGTAGATTGTATAAAAGCAAACGATTATCCTGTCATTATGGGGATCACGATTTTCTATGCAGCCTTCTACATGCTTGTAGTGCTGCTGATTGACCTGGTTTATTCTGTCATTGACCCCAGAATCAGATTGGCAAAAGGGAAGGAGGACGAATCATGAACAAATCGGATATTGATATTTCCATGTTTCAAAAGGCCAAGGTATCTGCATCTGAGAAAGAACATATAGCTGCTCCTGCCTCTACTGTGCTGGCAGATGCCTGGGTAAGGCTAAGAAAAAATAAGGCAGCGGTTGTTGCATTGTTTATTTTAATAGCCATCATCCTGCTGGCGGTTTTCGCTCCCATTTTCAGCCAGTATTCCTTCAGTGCCACAGATTATGAAAATAGTTACGGCGCTCCCAATGCTGCACACATCTTCGGAACAGACCAATTTGGACGGGATTTGTGGGTTCGTACCTGGATGGGAACCAGGATCTCCCTTATGATTGCTCTTGTGGCAGCAATCCTTGATCTTGTGGTAGGCGTGCTTTACGGAGCGGTGTCCGCTCTTATGGGAGGTAAGGTGGATGTGGTCATGCAGCGAATCATCGAGATTCTTGTAGGCATTCCTCATCTGATTATTGTTATCCTGTTTCTTATGGCATTCCCGGCAGGCGTGGGAACTATTATAGCAGCTCTTTCCATTACAGGGTGGGTAAATATGGCACGCCTTGTAAGAGCGGAAATCCTGAAGCTGAAAAATCAGGAGTTTGTGCTTGCGTCACAGACGCTGGGAACCAGCAAATTCCAGATTATTTTAAAGGATTTGATTCCGAATACAGTTAGTGTGATCGTTATCAACGTAATGTTCACGATTCCAAATGCTATTTTTACAGAAGCATTCTTAAGTTTTATCGGTATCGGACTTGCAGAGCCTCAGGCTTCCCTTGGCGTATTGATCAACAGCGGTTATCAGGTACTTCGTAATTATACTCATGTGCTGGTATTCCCTGCCATGGTTATTGTCCTGATCATGGTATGTTTCAGTATTCTGGGCGATGGTCTGCGTGATGCACTTGATCCGCAGATGAGAAAGTAGGTGAGAATATGGGAAAAGTATTAGAAGTAAACAATCTTACGATACATATCAAGACACATAAAGGTATTGTCCAGGCAGTGCGGGGTGTGAGCTTTTATCTGAATGAGCAGGAAACTCTGGCAGTAGTGGGAGAGTCCGGTTCAGGAAAATCCATCACTATGAAAGGTGTTATGGGAATACTGCCAAAGAACGCCAAGATCGTGAGCGGAAATGTAATGTTTGGGGGGGATGACCTGACAAAATATACGGAGCGTCAGATGCAGGCAGTTCGCGGTTCTGACATTGCCATGATTTTTCAGGATCCCATGACTTCCCTGAACCCCACTATGAAAGTGGGTCAACAGATTGAAGAAATGCTCAAGGAACACAAAAAGGATATGAGCGCAGAGCAGCGAAAGACACGTGCAGTGGAACTTCTGGCTCTTGTGGGCATCTCCAATCCGGAAGCAAGATACAAACAGTATCCCCATCATCTCTCAGGCGGTATGCGTCAGAGGGTAGTAATCGCAATCGCGCTGGCATGTGACCCAAAGGTTCTGATTGCAGATGAACCGACAACAGCCCTTGACGTTACCATTCAGTCGCAGATACTTGATTTGATGAGGGAGCTTCAGAAGAAGATTAAGACATCCATCATCATCATCACACACAACCTCGGTGTTGTGGCAAATGTAGCAGACAGAGTGGCAGTTATGTACGGCGGAAAGCTGGCAGAGACTGCGAATGTGGAAGATATCTTCCATAACCCGAAACATGAATATACAAAAGGTCTTCTGGAATCTATTCCAAAGGCACAGGAAAAAGGCCATGAATTAAAGGCTATACCTGGAACGCCGCCTGATCTTATGGAGCCACCGAAGGGTTGTCCCTTTGCAGCAAGATGCAAAGAGACTTTGGTGGTATGCCAGAATTATATACCAGAATATTATGAATGCGGCGAAAACCATAAATCAGCTTGCTGGCTTCTTGACCAGCGGGCAAAGAGGGGGGTGAGTACAGATGAAGAATAACGAAAAAGAAAGTTTGCTGGATGTAAAGAATCTGAAGAAATATTTTCAGGTCGGAAAGAAACAGACCTTGAAGGCTGTAGATGATGTGACCTTACAGATTTATAGAGGGGAAACCCTGGGGCTTGTAGGAGAATCCGGCTGCGGAAAATCTACCTTCG includes the following:
- a CDS encoding ABC transporter ATP-binding protein, which translates into the protein MGKVLEVNNLTIHIKTHKGIVQAVRGVSFYLNEQETLAVVGESGSGKSITMKGVMGILPKNAKIVSGNVMFGGDDLTKYTERQMQAVRGSDIAMIFQDPMTSLNPTMKVGQQIEEMLKEHKKDMSAEQRKTRAVELLALVGISNPEARYKQYPHHLSGGMRQRVVIAIALACDPKVLIADEPTTALDVTIQSQILDLMRELQKKIKTSIIIITHNLGVVANVADRVAVMYGGKLAETANVEDIFHNPKHEYTKGLLESIPKAQEKGHELKAIPGTPPDLMEPPKGCPFAARCKETLVVCQNYIPEYYECGENHKSACWLLDQRAKRGVSTDEE
- a CDS encoding ABC transporter permease, coding for MLKYVAKRLVYIVFTLWIIVTCTFFMMKNLPGTPFDAERFSIMTPAQQKQVLEMYGLNDPLPVQYVKYMKNIIHGDLGTSFTYVNKDVADVISGRLGPSALIGIQAVLLGLAVGLILGILAAWKHNSGIDYFTMILAVLGVSVPNFVAAALLQYFIGLKWGILPVGFWTNWDCSVLPSIALSFSATAMVARFMRTEMLDVLDQDYIVTARAKGISQMKVLMRHAARNSVLPVVTILGPVVVNLMTGSLAVENIFSIPGIGSLFVDCIKANDYPVIMGITIFYAAFYMLVVLLIDLVYSVIDPRIRLAKGKEDES
- a CDS encoding ABC transporter permease; protein product: MNKSDIDISMFQKAKVSASEKEHIAAPASTVLADAWVRLRKNKAAVVALFILIAIILLAVFAPIFSQYSFSATDYENSYGAPNAAHIFGTDQFGRDLWVRTWMGTRISLMIALVAAILDLVVGVLYGAVSALMGGKVDVVMQRIIEILVGIPHLIIVILFLMAFPAGVGTIIAALSITGWVNMARLVRAEILKLKNQEFVLASQTLGTSKFQIILKDLIPNTVSVIVINVMFTIPNAIFTEAFLSFIGIGLAEPQASLGVLINSGYQVLRNYTHVLVFPAMVIVLIMVCFSILGDGLRDALDPQMRK